AGACGGCTGACGTGGACCACGTCATCGTCGGTAGTCACGGCCGGACCGGCCCCACGCGGGTGCTCCTCGGCAGCGTCGCCGAAACGGTGGCCCGCAGGTCGCCGGTACCCGTCACGATCGTCCGCTGAGTTCTGTTCGAACTCTCCGCTGTGCCGGTCCGACAGGCGTCCGGGTTACGTTCCTGCTTGCACAATTGTTATCGTCCACCATTCTGTACCTCGGCCATGGCTCGAGTGCCGTACGCGGTCGACGAGGACTTAGATCCGGAGTATCGGGATCTCGTCGTCTCGTCGTTGCAGCCAGGCAAACGGGTGAACGTATACAGCGCCGTCGGGAATAACCAAGAGGTGCTCGCCGGATTACGCGGGTTCCTCGGCGCACTCTGGAGCGACTCGGGGCTTTCGGATCGTCAGCGAGAACTCCTGATCCTAACCGTCGCCTCGGAGATCGGATCGGCCTACGAATGGCACCAGCACGTCAATATCGCGACCGATTTGGGGATTTCGGAGGGCGAGATCCGTGCGATCGCTCGCGACGAGCGCCCGCCCTTCTCCGAGGAGGAACGGGCGCTCGTCGCGTACGGGCGGGCGGTCATCCGTGGACGGGTGACAGACGCCCACCACGAGGCGCTAGCGGAATACCTCGACGACAGAGCGGTCGTCGGCGCGGCGGCAGTGGCCGCCGCGTACCTCGCACTCGGGCGGGTCATCGACGCCCTAGGAGTCGAACTCGAGTCCAGCGAGGAGTTCGTGGGATGGGAGGTCAAGTGATGTGCACAGCGAATCCAATCCGGACGGTCTGCGCCTCAACCACGACCTCCGACCCGGTAGCTCTCGCGTGCGGAGGTGAGACCGCGTGACCAATTCCGTTCGACTGCAGGAGCTCTCCTGGCGGGACGTCGAGACGTACCTCGACCAGCACTCGACACCAACGGCTGTCGTGCCGATCGGCTCGACGGAGCAGCATGGTCCGCACCTCCCGCTTGGCGTCGACGCGTTCCAGGCACGGGATATCGCCGAGGGGATCGCCGAGAGCACCAACGCGCTCGCGACGCCACCGATCTGGTACGGGGATGCGAACCATCACCTGGGCTTCCCGGGGACGGTCTCGCTGTCGCCGGAAACGGTTGTGGCGGTACTCGGCGACGTCTACGCGAGCCTCGCCGGCCACGGGTTCGAGAACGTCGTGACCGTCAACGGCCACCGCGTCGCGAACCTCCCGGCGATCCAGACAGCAATGAAGGAGGCGGCAGAAGACTATCCCGAGGTGTCGTTCGTCGCTATCGACCCCCTCCGGATCGGTATGCGCCTGCACCGCGAACTGCGCGACGGCGATCCTGAGGACGGCATGCACGGTGGGGAGTTCGAAACCTCGTTCATGCTCGCGCGGTACCCCGACCTCGTCGATGAGGACTCCTTCGTCCCGGAGACGAGCGACCCTCCGACGGACTACCACACGAACGACCTCGTCACGCCGGATGACCGCGTCCTCTCGCCGAGCCCCCGTCACACTCCCGAGAACGGCAACCTCGGGCACGTCGGCGACCCGACCATGTCGAGCGCCGAGAAGGGGGAGACGATCTATGAGGGAATCGTCGAGGCCGGCATCGACGTGGTGACCCAGCTAATCGAGGAGTGACAGAGTCCGACGCGGGATGGAGACACTGCCGCACCAGTAGGGACACCCCAGGAGGTTTGTTTCCGGGAAACGACGAGATTACCCCCCATTCGCCGGCGCGTTCGATCCACCCACTAGGCCGGATATAATTGTATGGCTCCTCGCGGTGGTGAGAATTGGCCGACCTCCGGGATGCATTTATCTCGACCGGATACATGGGAGCTGACATGGTCGAGTTAAATTCTGACGCCGCCGGCGGCGATCGGACGAACGTGCGCGAGAACTCCGTCAGCCTCGTAACTGAAGAAGAGGCCGAGGGACGCGTCGCAGAGTTCTACCGGACGATCCGCGCAGAGCGCGAGGGCGAACTCGACGAGGACTTGGGACTCAACAAACTCTGGCTGCTTTTGGGCAACGATCCGGACCTCCTCAAGGTCGTCTGGGACCACATGCACCACATGTACCACGGCGGCGAGATACCGTTTGAGCTCAAGTCGAAGATCTCTCTCGTCGTGGCGTCGGTCATGGAGTGCGAGGCCTGCAAGTTCTTCCACGAGTCAACGCTCGAGAACCTCGGCATTGACGAATCGGCTATCGAGGACCTGAAGGGTCTGGAAATCCGCGAGACTGGCTTCTCACCGTCGGAGGAGGTCGTCCTCAAGTTCGCACAGAAGGCGACCGAGAACCCCCACGCGATTACCGATACGGACCTAGAGGCTCTGCGCGAACTCGGCTTCTCGGAGGCCGAACTCCTCGAGATCCTCGACTGCATCGCGATCCACGTCTACACGGCCGTCTTACAGGCGATCTCTGGCATCGTCTACCCGGGCATGAGCCGCGAGGAGTGGACGACTCTGGCCTGATTCGGACCGTCGCGCCGAGCACGCCCACGCTTCAGGCGGATATGTTCGCCGAAAGCTCTGTTCCATCGGCCGAGATCCCGTAGGGTACGGATCTCGTCCGATCTTTATGTTTCTCCTCGAATCCTCTGCATTATTCTTTCTAGTATGTCGGAGAATAGTCCGGAATACTCCAATATGTATAAGCCCATGCGTGGAGATAACACACACTATGAATGGCATCCATGACGTTGGTGGAATGGATGGGTTTGGGGATCTTGATACAGATGAAAACACGATAGATACGATTGGATACTATGATCAGTGGGAGGGGCTTGTTCATAGCGCATTCGTCGGTACCCTTGGCTCTAGAGTTCACAATATGGACGAGTTTAGACATGCTGTTGAACGCATGAAACCTGATCATTATCTCACAGCAAGATACTATGATCGGTGGTTGATTGCTGTTCAAACCCTACTCGTCGAGAAGGGTGTTGTATCCCCCGACGAATTACGTGACCGTGTCGAAGAGTTCAGTAATACGGAGGATGTTTCTCTTCCTCGACAAACCAATCCAATGCTTATTGACGAACTCCTTGCAGGCGTTACCGAAGGATATAGTTCTCGACGCGAGACTCAAGAACCCTCGTTCTCAGTCGGTGATAAAGTCCGTGTTCGAAATATGAATCCTAAAGGACATACTCGATGTCCAGAATACGTTCGACGAGCAGAAGGGATCATTCGAGAGGATCGTGGAACTCATACTCTGCCTGATTCTCATGCTCATGGCGGTGATGTGGCTGAACCTATGTATAATGTTGAATTCAGTTTAGACGAAATCTGGGGAGATACGGGAAGCAAAGACAATAATATTCGAATCGAGCTCTGGGAGAGCTATTTAGAGGAGGTAAAAAATGAGTAACAACGAAGACACCGACAACCATTCGCCAAATAACCATATCAATGAAACCGTCGAAAAGTTAGCACATGAATACGACCCAGAACCGAGGGCTCGCGCGCTTCAGTCATTACTAATCGAAGAAGGACTATTATCGACTGATGCTGTGGATGCAGTTGTTTCGACCTATGAAACTGAAATAGGACCACTAAATGGTGCCAAGGTCGTTGCTCGTGCATGGACAGACCCGGACTACAAACAGCGACTACTTAACAACGGTATCGATGCTATTGCTGAATTGGATATCGAAATCAATGAAGATGTAATGGAGATTACTGCTCTGGAAAACACTCCAGACACTCATAATATTATTGTCTGTACGCTTTGCTCCTGCTACCCATGGGCCGTCCTTGGTCTTCCACCAACCTGGTACAAATCACCGGAATATCGATCTCGAGTAGTACGTGAACCCAGAGAACTACTACGGGAGGAATTCGACGTTGATCTCGATGACTCCATAGAGATCAACGTCTGGGATAGTACATCCGAGCTACGCTATATGGTTCTTCCACAGCAGCCACCAGGTACGGACGATCTTTCCGAAGACGAATTGGTTGAGCACGTAACGCGAAACGCTATGATCGGTGTTGACCGATTGGCATAATTATGACTGAACAGTCAACCTCCACCGATGGATACTCGATTGATCATCTACCGATGAGTGATGATCAACCTGTTTTCGAATCGCCATGGCAAGCGCGCGCTTTTGCTCTCGCAGTTATTCTCTCTGAATACGACGCAAATGAATACAAATGGAAAGCTTTCCAATCGAGATTAGTCGACGAAATTGAAAAAAGCGATAATGAAGGCAATTACTCTGAAGAGATCTATTACGAGCAATGGTTGCAAGCACTTGAACGCACAGTGCTCAATGACGAGATGATTAGTGCAGAGCGTTTACAACAGCGAGTAGATGAATTTGCTTCTGGCGACCGGGATGCTTCTGAGTTTGTCGAAGGCGAACACGAACATAACCATGATGGCAACGATGGTCACCATCACCGGTAATTCCCTCTAGTTCACTGACCAACCTTCACTTGGCTAGGGGTACATCCAAGGCACATGAGATTTGACTTGACGGAGGATCAACGGGAGCTACGAGATGAGGTTCGGGAGTTCATAAAAGAGGAGATTAAACCGAAGGCGCGAGACCTCGACCGAAAGGAGGTGTACCCGAGCACGATCTTCGGCGAACTCGGCGAACGTCGCTTGACGGGCGTGACGCTTCCGGAAGAGTACGGGGGCCGGGGCGAAGGCCTCGTCGAACTCGCATTGATGATCGAAGAGCTATCGGCTGGGCTCATGTCCGTAGCGAGTACTATCGGACTCCACCTCGGAGTTGCGGCAGTCGTTGAGCGCTTCGGAACCGAAGCGCAGCGTGAGGACCTCCTCTCCGAAATGGCGTCCTTCGATACTGTCGGCGCACTCGGCTTGAGTGAGGCGAACGCAGGAAGTAATAAACTGGAGATGGAGACCAGCGCTGAGCGTAACGGGGATGAGTGGGTACTCAACGGCCACAAACAGTGGGTGACGAATTTTTTTGACGCAGACTACGTCCTCACGTACGCGAAAACGGGCCCTGAGGAGGACGCATTACACAACATCAGCGCGTTTCTCGTTCCGACCGACGATTTTGAAGTCGAGACGGTGTGGGAGACGCTAGGCGCGAACAGCGTCAAATCCCCGCGCGTCTCCCTCTCGGATGTTTGCGTTCCCGATGATCGACTCGTCGGGGAGGAGGGCGAAGGCTACGTTCAGCGTGGGGAGATACATACCGGTGTGAACGTCCCAGCTCGCGGTGTCGGTATCGCCCGGGCAGCCCTCGAAGATACAGTGGCCTACACGAGTACCCGTGAGCAGTACGGCCAGCACATCAGCGACTTCCAAGGGGTGAGCTGGGAGGTCGGGAAGATGGCTGAACGAGTCGATACCGCTCGGTTACACACCCTCCGTGCAGCCGACCGTGCCGATCGCGGATACGACGTCACACGCGAGTTCAGTATGGCGAAAATCAATGCCACACAGGCCGCCGTAGACAACGCAAACGACGCAATGCAACTCCACGGTGGTATCGGCTACACGACTGAGCACCATGTCGAACGGTATCTGCGTGACGCAAAACTTCTCACGATTGCCGGTGGCCCGAACGAAGGCCACAAGAATACGCTCGCTGAGGCCGTTTTCGAGCGAGACGACGACTGATTCAATCGAGTTCCAGCGGTCTCTTTCGGTTCATAGAACCGTTACTGTGTCGTGGGGAATATCGAAATTACGATCATGTACAATGACGTCTACTGAG
The genomic region above belongs to Halalkalicoccus sp. NIPERK01 and contains:
- a CDS encoding carboxymuconolactone decarboxylase family protein, with the translated sequence MARVPYAVDEDLDPEYRDLVVSSLQPGKRVNVYSAVGNNQEVLAGLRGFLGALWSDSGLSDRQRELLILTVASEIGSAYEWHQHVNIATDLGISEGEIRAIARDERPPFSEEERALVAYGRAVIRGRVTDAHHEALAEYLDDRAVVGAAAVAAAYLALGRVIDALGVELESSEEFVGWEVK
- a CDS encoding creatininase family protein; this encodes MTNSVRLQELSWRDVETYLDQHSTPTAVVPIGSTEQHGPHLPLGVDAFQARDIAEGIAESTNALATPPIWYGDANHHLGFPGTVSLSPETVVAVLGDVYASLAGHGFENVVTVNGHRVANLPAIQTAMKEAAEDYPEVSFVAIDPLRIGMRLHRELRDGDPEDGMHGGEFETSFMLARYPDLVDEDSFVPETSDPPTDYHTNDLVTPDDRVLSPSPRHTPENGNLGHVGDPTMSSAEKGETIYEGIVEAGIDVVTQLIEE
- a CDS encoding carboxymuconolactone decarboxylase family protein — encoded protein: MVELNSDAAGGDRTNVRENSVSLVTEEEAEGRVAEFYRTIRAEREGELDEDLGLNKLWLLLGNDPDLLKVVWDHMHHMYHGGEIPFELKSKISLVVASVMECEACKFFHESTLENLGIDESAIEDLKGLEIRETGFSPSEEVVLKFAQKATENPHAITDTDLEALRELGFSEAELLEILDCIAIHVYTAVLQAISGIVYPGMSREEWTTLA
- the nthB gene encoding nitrile hydratase subunit beta — protein: MNGIHDVGGMDGFGDLDTDENTIDTIGYYDQWEGLVHSAFVGTLGSRVHNMDEFRHAVERMKPDHYLTARYYDRWLIAVQTLLVEKGVVSPDELRDRVEEFSNTEDVSLPRQTNPMLIDELLAGVTEGYSSRRETQEPSFSVGDKVRVRNMNPKGHTRCPEYVRRAEGIIREDRGTHTLPDSHAHGGDVAEPMYNVEFSLDEIWGDTGSKDNNIRIELWESYLEEVKNE
- the nthA gene encoding nitrile hydratase subunit alpha; protein product: MSNNEDTDNHSPNNHINETVEKLAHEYDPEPRARALQSLLIEEGLLSTDAVDAVVSTYETEIGPLNGAKVVARAWTDPDYKQRLLNNGIDAIAELDIEINEDVMEITALENTPDTHNIIVCTLCSCYPWAVLGLPPTWYKSPEYRSRVVREPRELLREEFDVDLDDSIEINVWDSTSELRYMVLPQQPPGTDDLSEDELVEHVTRNAMIGVDRLA
- a CDS encoding nitrile hydratase accessory protein — translated: MTEQSTSTDGYSIDHLPMSDDQPVFESPWQARAFALAVILSEYDANEYKWKAFQSRLVDEIEKSDNEGNYSEEIYYEQWLQALERTVLNDEMISAERLQQRVDEFASGDRDASEFVEGEHEHNHDGNDGHHHR
- a CDS encoding acyl-CoA dehydrogenase family protein; the encoded protein is MRFDLTEDQRELRDEVREFIKEEIKPKARDLDRKEVYPSTIFGELGERRLTGVTLPEEYGGRGEGLVELALMIEELSAGLMSVASTIGLHLGVAAVVERFGTEAQREDLLSEMASFDTVGALGLSEANAGSNKLEMETSAERNGDEWVLNGHKQWVTNFFDADYVLTYAKTGPEEDALHNISAFLVPTDDFEVETVWETLGANSVKSPRVSLSDVCVPDDRLVGEEGEGYVQRGEIHTGVNVPARGVGIARAALEDTVAYTSTREQYGQHISDFQGVSWEVGKMAERVDTARLHTLRAADRADRGYDVTREFSMAKINATQAAVDNANDAMQLHGGIGYTTEHHVERYLRDAKLLTIAGGPNEGHKNTLAEAVFERDDD